Sequence from the Ereboglobus luteus genome:
CTCATCGAGGGCAACACGTCCGGCATCTCGCTCGACACGGGCGCGGCGGGCAGCACGGTGACCAACACCGGCACCATCCGCGCGGTCAGCGACACGGCGGTTTTCTCGAGCACGAGCATCCTCGTCACCAACACCGGCGCGGGCGCGCTGATCGAGTGTGCCAACATTGCCGTCTTTCTTAAACTCGGCGGCACCGTCGCCAACCACGCGCTGATCACCGGCGACCACATCGGCGTCCAACTGAAAGAAAACGGGGAAATTATAAACAGCGGCCTCATCAAGGGCGGCGGGTATGGCGCTTTCCTTAACAACGGCGGCACGGTGATCAACTCCGGCACGATCACCGGCACTTCCGCGGCCGCCGGCCTTGGAGTTCACACCAAGATCGGCGCGATTGTGAACAACGCCACAACCGACAGCCTCATCTCCGGCGCCGTCACTGGCGTGGAACTCGGCGGCGGCACCCTCACCAATGCCGGCACCATCACAGGGAGCACCGGCGCTGGCGTTTCCGTCACTAGCACCGTCCTTGTCGAAAACACCACCGCCACCGCCCTCATCACCGGCGGCACCGTCGGCGTGTTCATCAAGACCTCCGGCACGCTGACGAACCACGGCACGATCCTCGGCGTGTCGGGCAGCGGCTTGGGCGTTTATTTCAACAGTTCCGCCCTGCTCACAAACACGGGCCTCGTCCAAGGCGGCGGCACCGGCGCTCACCTCGCGGGCAGCGGCACGACGCTCAACACCGGCACCATCCGCGGCCTCGCGGCCGATGGCGCGGGCATCCACGCCTTCGGCACCATCGAAATCACCAACACCTCCAACGCCTTGATCGAGGGCGGACTCTACGGCGCGTATCTGAACGGCAGCGGCACGGTGACCAACTCCGGCGAAATCACCGGCACCTCCGCCTCCAGCCACGGCATCTACGCCGACAGCATCGGCCAGGTCGCGATTGTCAACAACGACACCGGCCTTATCCGGGGCAATGACAACGGCGCATACCTCGCCAACGGCGGCCGTGTGACCAACTCCGGCACGATCACGGGCGGCGCCACCGGCATTTACGCCGGCACGAGCGGCCGCGCCATCGTCACCAACACCACCGGCGGCCTCGTCAGCGGCCCCGTCAACGCGATCAACCTCACCGCCGACGCCGCGAACGAAGTCCACCTCTGGAACAGCGGCACGATCGATGGCAACCTCAACATCGCCGGCGCGGCCTCGCTGCTCACGCTCAACGGCAACGCGCTCACAACGGGCACCTACTCGGACGCCGTCCTCGGCGACACCACCTTCACCGGCACGCTCGTCAAGCAGGGCGCGGGCGCATGGACAATCGACAAGGATCCCGGCGCGGGCATTAAACAACAAATCACACTCGTGAAAACCGGCACCCTCAACGTCGCGTGGGACGAATACCAGCTCAGCGGAAGCGCCGCCTCCATCGACGCCGGCGCCACCCTGCAAATCTCCGCCACCGCCGCCGCGACCGTTAGCAACGCCATCTCCGGCGTCGGCCTGCTCGACCTCGCCAACACCGCCCCCATCGCCGGCACCATCGACTACACCATCGATATCGGCACGGCCTTCACCGGCACCGTCGGCATTCGCGGCGACAACGGCGGCGCGCACCTCGTCCTCGACTCCAACGCGCTAGACACCCTGCTCAACGCCACCCTGAGCCTCGGCGAAAAAGGCAGCACCACGGTCGATTCCGCCATCACCGGCACCCTCGGCACGCTCGACATGGCCGGCGGCGCGCTCGTCGCCGTGACCAACACCAACACCAGCCCCGTCGCGCCCTCCGTGCTCAACACCAGCACGCTCACCGTCACCAACGGCGCGAGCCAAATCCACGTCGCCGACGGCATCCTCAACGGCCTCGACGCCACCGGCGCCCTCAGCGGACACCTCTTCGACGTTGACGGCGACAACCAAGCCCTCGTCGTCAAGGCGGACGTCCTCGGCGTCGGAGCCACGGACGGTGTCTCCTTCACCGTGAAAGACGCCTACGGCAACGAAATCGCCAACCCGCCCGGCACGGCCTCCACCACGATCGAAAACGCCGGCGGCGTCACGGTTGGCAACATTCACTACGGCTACACCGCGACCGTCGTTGACGCCAGCGGCACCCTCGGCGCCGCCGGCATCGCCCTCGGCTACGGCGTGAGCAAAATCGAAAGCACCACCTCCATCGCCGACGGCCTCGGCGTGGTGCTCGACCACACCGGCTCGGTTGACAAAACCCTCAGCGCGCAACTCAGCGGCTCGGGCGGATTCACCTTCATCGGCGGCGGCACCCTCTCGCTCGGCCACACCGGCAACGACTACACCGGCGCGAGCCTCATCACCGGCACCACGGCCGTGAAAGCCCTCACCGACAACGTCCTCGGCCAAACCTCCAGCCTCACGATCGAAGCGGAGTCGGTCTTCGATCTCAACAATCAGGAGCAAACCATCGGCGACGTTGACATAGCAGACACCGCCAACATCAACCTCGGCGCCAGCGGCGTGCTCAATATCCACGGCTCCGGCACGCTGCACGGCGACAACGCGCTGACCGGCGGCGATGCCTCCACGATCACCCTCACCGGCTACTCCGATGTTTACATCCACGGAGCCAACACCGGCTTCACAGGCAACGTATATGCCGGCAACGCCTCTTCCTATGGCGACTTCCACCTCACCAACCTCGCCGGCCTCGGCAACTCCGGCACCGTGTTTCTCAACGACGGATCAATATTTTCATGGCTCTACCTCGACGCCAGCGGCACCTTCAGCAAGGATCTCGCCAGCAATAGCGGCGTCGTCATCATCAAGGAGGACCGCACCGTGCTCCTCACAGGAAATAACACCGGCCTCACCGAAAACGCCGCCTTCTGGATTGAAGAAAGCGGCACGCTCCGCGCGCAAAACCAAACCGCGCTTGGCTCCGCGCTCGTCTCCGGCGTCGGCAACGACGCCATCCTGCGCCTCGAAAGTTACATCGACGAACTGCGCAACGAGCTCGACGGCAGCCTCACCGTGCACATCGCCGAATCCTCGACCGTCACGATCTCGCGCGACAACTCCGGCCTAAACACGGGTGCCCGCGCCGTCATCGACGCCGGCAGCGCGCTCGCCCTCACCGGCTTCTCTGCCATGGGCGGCGCCTCGCTTCTCACCAACGACGGCCGCCTCTCGATCACGCACGCCGACGCCGTCGTCGCCACCGCCACGCTCGCCAACAACGCCGACCTCTACATCAGCTACGGCGGCACCGTCTCGAACCCATTCGTCAGCACCGCGGACGCCACCGCCACGCTCGACGCCGACGGCTACGACATGACCCTCGCCAGCAACATCGGCGCGGGCAGCCTCGTCCTCCCCGGTTCCGGCGTCACGACAATCACCGTCGCGCAAACGCACGCCGGCGCCACGCTCGTCGAAAACGGCACCCTGCGCGCCGGCACGGCCAACGCCATTCAGAACAGCAGCACGCTGACCCTGCGCAACGCCACGCTCAACCTGAACAATTACTCGCAGACCGTCAAAAACCTGCACTCCGAAAACGGCTTCATTAGCTACAGCACGGACGACGGACTCGCCACGAAATACGCCTCGCTGAAAATCACCGGCAACCTCACCGGAGACACCACCAGCGTCATGAACGTGGACCTGTTCAACGAAAAGAGCGACCTGCTCGAGGTCCAAGGCGTCGCCAGCGGCACGCACTTTGTTTATCTCAACTCGACCAACGACACGCCGCTCGACGACCCGCTGCGCACCTACGCGCTCAAAGTCATCGACTACAAAAATGGCGACGCCGTGTTTGAATCCGACGGCCTTGAGTCGGGCATGCATACCTACCATCTCCACAAGGGTGACGGAGGCCTGATCATGCCCGACAAAAACGCCTACTACCTCTCCGGCGGCGACGCCCTCAGCCGCGCCGCCGACGCGATCCTCCTCACCGCCGGGGTGATGGGCGCCGACTGGCATTACAACCTCGACAATGTCCACAAACGCCTCGGCGAAATCCGCGTGAACCTGCCCGTTGACACCGGCAACGTCTGGGCTCGCGTGAACAACTACCGCCTCAACGCCTCCGCGCAACTCGGCGGCAGCGCCTTCGAGCAGGACAGCTACGGCGTCACCGCCGGCGGCGACAAAATCTTCCGCCGCGAAAACGCGGTGCTCATTGCCGGCGCCTACCTCGGCATGAGCCGCAGCGACCGCACCTTCGACGACGCGCGCAACCAATACGGCGACGGCAAGAGCAACATGATCGGCGCCGGCCTCTACGCGCTCTGGCTCTACGACAACGCCTGGTTCGTGGACGCGACCCTGCGCTTCGACCGCGCGACCAACGAACTCAGCGCGCGCGGCGTGGACGGCTTTGTCTCGCGAGGCAAATACACCAACCAAACCCAAGGCATCTCGGTTGAGTTTGGCCGCCGCCTCATGAACGGCCGCTACTGGGTTGAGCCCAGCGCGCAAGTGGCGGTTGCGTGGATCAACGGCGCGGACTACACCGTCTCGAACGGAGTGAGCCGCGACCTGCAAGTGCACATCGGCGATTCCGACGCCTGGCAATACCGCGGGCAAGTGCGCACCGGCGCGGACTACGGCCGCTGGCAGCCCTACCTGAAATTTGCCGCGGTGAAGAGCGACACCGGCGGCGGCAGGGTGACGGTTGAAGGCCGCTCCTACCAACCCTGGTTCGACGGCTGGCGCATGGAAGCCGGCGCGGGTGTTGGCTACCTGATCGACGCGCGCAGCCAGGTGTATTTCGATTACGAATACAACAAGGCCTCCTACTACGAGCGCCCCTGGTCGCTCAACCTCGGCTACCGCCGCGCCTGGTAACCCGTAGGGGCGCGCCTTGCGCGCGCCCTCGCCTCCGCCCTTCGCTTTCATTCAAAACAGGCTCGATACCTCGGGGCCTGTTTTGTGATGGAGGGACGACCGCTGTGTCGTCCGGTTTGGAAAACGAACGACTCCGATTGTTTGCGGACGGGACAGCGCTTGTCCCTCCAACACCTCGGAACTTGTCCCGAGGATCATTACTTTCTTAATTCCAAAAACCCTCCAAATGAAAAAAAGCCTGGTTATCGCACTCTTGTCTTTCACGGCCATTTGTCTGCCGGCGCAGACGTTAAAGGATAGTTTTTCGAATCCCCCTGACGAATACCGTCCGCACACGTTCTGGGTGTGGATGAACGACCTCGTGTCCAAAAAAGGAATAAAGGACGATCTTGATGCCTTCAAAAAATTCGGCTTGCGAGGAACCCTGGTGATGCTCGTGGGCGGGCACGGCGACGGCAACATGACCACACCGCATGGCATGGCCAATCCCATCAAACCCGTAAGCCCGGAATTTTTCGATGCGTGGAAGTATGCCGCGGAGGTCTCCGCCGCCAATAACATGACGATCGTTTCGCAACTGGGTCCCGGCTGGTGTCACAGCGGCGGGCCTTGGATACAGCCCAAGGACGCCGTGCAGCATCTGGCTTATACGGACAGGACGGTGAGGGGGCCGGTTAAACGCGCCATGTTCCGAATGTCCCGCGAAGCGGCGGGCAAGGGCATCGGGTTCGTTTCGGCAATAAGTTCAACGGACAATGTCGAGTCGATCACAATAGACTTGGGCCGATACGCGGCGGGCGTGTCGCGCGTTGATATTCACCCTTATTACCACGAGATGATCGAGGGATTTGGTTTCCCGCTGCGCTTCAAACTGGAAATCGCCGACAACCCTGAATTTCAAAATGCGGTGGTCCTTGCCGATTATACTGCGCGCGATTTCAGGAATCCCAAAAACAAGGTCGTCTCGTTTTCGGGAAACCCGGAAAAATACGGATTCGAACATGTCCGCTATGTGAGATTCACATCGGTGAAAAATTATCATTATACAAAAGATAATAAAGACCGTTATTTCATAGCGCTGGGCGGCATCCAGTTGTTTTCCATCGAGGGAACCCGCGTGAGCATGCGGACATCGAGCACGGCCGCCTCCAGCACGGGGGATTTGTCCGAATTGGACAAGGCGGCGAGCGCGGACAAAAAGGAAGGCGGACAGAAAAATAATAATGTCGATGCTTCGGACATAATACTCGAGCGGCCAGGTTATGAGCATTTCACCCGCGACATAGCGGTGGTCGCGTTTCCCAAGGCGTCGGTTATCATCCCGGGAAAAGTCATTGAGTTCCATCCCGATGCCGACGGACGCTTCACGTGGGATGTTCCCGAGGGCGATTGGATCGTTCGCCATTATGCCATACGCAATGCGCTTGCCTACAACAGGCCGGCGCCGGAGGGCGGTCGGGGCCTGGAATGCGACAAACTCGAAACATCAGGAGCAGATCGCATATGGGAGGGCATGGTGGGGAAATTCCTTTCCCAATCCCCGCATCTGGCGGGAAAAACAATAAAAGGAGTGGAGGCCGATAGCTGGGAGGTGGGAAATCCGGAATGGTCGAAAAGTTTCCGCGACGAGTTTAAACGCAGGCGCGGATATGACCCCGTGCCTTGGTTGATGGCCTATAAAACCAATCAGGTCGTGGGCGACGAGGAACTCTCCGCGCGCTTCCGGGAGGATGTTTATCTTACGCAAACCGATATGTTCGCCGACAATTTCTTCTCGTATATGCGCGACAAATGCGAGGCGCGTGGAATGGAGTTCATGACGGAACCCTACACCGGGCCTTTTGATCCGGTGCGTTGCGGCGGGCGCACGCACATCCCCATGGGCGAGGTATGGGCGAGCGGGGAGTGCTTGCTTACGCTCCGCTGGGCGAGCAGCGCCGCAAACACCTATGGTCGCAAGGCGGTGGGCGGCGAAACATTCACCGGCCGCTGGAACGATGGCGCATGGCGGACCGATCCCTACGCGCTGAAGCGCATAGGCGACCTTTCGTTTTGCAACGGACTGAACCGAATATACCTGCATGCCGCGGCGCTGCAGCCTTGGGGGGATAATAAAAAGGCGCACCCCGGAATGCCGATGCGATGCTGGGGCACGATGTTTCTCCCGGGCCAGACTTGGATAACGCCGGGGCGCGAATGGGTTGATTATATTACCCGCTGCCAGCACATGCTCTCGCAGGGCAGGGCGGCAAAGGACATCGCGTTCATAATGCCCACACTCGACTGGAAAAAAACGACGCCCGGCGGAACCCATAAACTGTATGATTACGATCTGCTTTCCGAGGAGCTTTTTATAAATGAAATATCATGGAGCGACGGTTATTTCCGGCTGCCATCGGGGGCGCGCTATCGAATACTCATCTTGCCGGACACCAAGGGCAAATCGAGCGTGGAGTTTCTAACAAAACTTCAATCACTTATAAACAGTGGCGGAATCGTATTCTGCCAGGACAAGCCGCGCAGGGCGGAAGGGATGCGCGGATATCCAGAATCCGATTTAATGGTAAAACAGCTCGCGGATGAAATATGGGGCGATTGTGACGGGAAGGACGTTCGCGCGCGCGATTTGGGAAAGGGCAAACTGATCTGGGCCAAAACATGGACGCAGGAGGAGGACCTCGAAACGCGCTGGTATATAAACGCGAGACCGCCAAAACGGGCTTTCTGGGAGGAGGCCGCGCACACCACGCGCTGGTCGCCCGCACTGCTGGCGGCGCTGGGGGCATGGGGCTGGAGCCTGATGTTGATGTCCTCTCCGCCCGCGGCCTCGCCTATGCGGTCAGCGGACGCGCGGAAACAGAATGCGGGGTGCGCGAAGGCAATGACGCCATCGCATGGATACACCGGGTTACGGATTACGGTGATATATACTTTATTGCCAACCAGACCGGCGATGAGTTCGACGCAAAGATCAAGTTTCGTGTTTCCGGCAAAAAAATACAGGTGTGGGATGCGGAAACGAACAAACAATACCGGATGGAAGGGGATGATTCGGGAAGTGCGACAACGCTTACCCTGCCGATGAGGAAGTTCGGCTCCCTTTTTATAGTATTCACAAAAGACGATAACAGTGGGATGGAGCCTTATCGTGCTCCACGGATAATCAAAAAGAATAAACTGCCCGATGAGTGGACTGTTGAGTTCGAGGATAACCTTGGTGCTCCGCAAGGCGCGTTTAAACTGAATGCCGGTTCATGGACGAAAAGTGACAAGCCGGGTATAAAATACTTTTCCGGAACCGCAACCTACACGGCATCCTTTGCCGTGGATAAAAATGATCTGACTAAAAGCAACCTCATCAGGCTTAACTTGGGCAAAGTGAGGAATCTGGCCGAAATCCATGTGAATGGCGCGCGAGTGGCGACGCTTTGGAAGGAACCCTTCATTTGCGATATTACGGATTATGTGAAGCCCGGAAAGAACGAGCTTAAAATCAAAATTACCAATACGTGGGCCAACCGGATGATCGGGGACGAACAGCACCCAAGCGATATAAAGTGGGATGACCTGCTGCTTTATTACAAGCAAGAGTTCATGGGATATAAAATATCATATATACCAGATTGGATATGGACTGATGCACAGCGTCCCGTCAAAGAGCGCGTGTCGTTCACAACATGGCGCTTCTACGAAAAGGACTCCCCGCTGGAGGAATCAGGGCTCCTTACGGATGCATACGTTGAATACGGAAACAGATAATGCCATTTGCGAGTGAGATTTAGACTTCAAAGGGTGGGGCGCGCCCGCCGGGCGCGCCGGGGTTTGTTGGATGTCAAACGCAGCGGTTTCGGCGTTTCGAACGTTCGCGGTGGTCTGCCAACCGCCCTGCCAAAACGGCCGCACTCTTTATATAAATGCGCTAGTTGCTCAAAATCATTCCGCCGAGTTCATCCGGTTTCATTTCGGTTTTGGGATTAAAGGAATCGCCGGCCATGTAGCCCAGTATGCTGTTGCGCAGCTGGCGCGCGGGCGGGCGGGTTTGCAGGTCGGCGTCCAGGTCGATGGTGCAGAATAGCAGACGTCCGTTTCCAATGCGCGCCTCGAACACGGCGGCGAGCGAGTGGTTGCGGGCGAAATTGTCAATCACCCGCACAATCGGCGTCACGGAGAGGCCGTCGATTCGCACGCTTTTTGATTTCAACGCCAGATCCCACCATTGCCAGTCAGAGTGCTCCCCGGTCGGGAAATTTTTCAGCGCCGGATGTTTCGGGTCGCACAACATGCCCATCGTGCCGGGTTGCTCGGGGAAATGCACCGGGCTCCAGAAAACAGGAACGAATTTCCCATCGATGCCATTGGTTTGCGCGACGGGTGGATTGAAGAGCACTTTCTTGCCAGCGGACAGGGCGGTCAATGCCTCGCCGAGTGTTCTTGTATAGGTGACGTTATCCGGCACGGGTGTTGTTTCCTTCGGATAGACCCACAGGTTCCAATGGTTGCGATACGGCGTGCCGTCGATTGTCACTTCGAGTGTCCAGCGCGCCGCGGGACCGCTGCCTGGAATCGCAACCGAAATCCGACCGCAATCCACTGTGCCGCCGGATGCGATTTCCTGTTTATCAAATTGCCCCGACGCCATCTGTTTTCCCGCCTGGTCCTTGACGCGCCATTTGATGACAGCCGGGTTTATATCATTTCCATAATTTGCCACTTGTATGGCGGCGCTCACGGTTTCGCCGCGTTCATAAACCGCCTTCGGCAGGCGGGCGAGCGGCACGGTGGCGCTGCAAAACTCGCGAAACTCGGACGATTTTATAAAGCGTTTTCCCTCCCAAAACACGTTCACCATGCCGACAAGCGCGGTGCCCTGGCCCGGGAAATCCTGCAATCCCAGCAGCTGGAACCCGTCGAACTCGGGCGTGCGCAGGGCGCGCTCAATTTCCTCCTTGTAGAGCAGGGTGGCAAACCTGCCCGTGGCCTCGGTGAACTTGTCCGCCAGTTTCAAGAGTCCCTTTGCCTTCAAGTCGTTTTGCACGGCGATAAAATTCAACGGCACGAGGTTGCCCTTGTATTTTTTGATTTCGGCGAGATCGGGATAAACCGAATATTGTCCGATTTCGTGCGTGATGATCGGCACTTTTATATTTTTCGCGGCATGACTGTAGTCATTGTCAAAGGAGGGCGGTTTTTCATTAAACACACCCTGCCCGCGAACCCAGCCGTCCTTGGTGTATTGTGTGATGAAGAATTCATCCTGCGGCTCGGGCGAGCGTCCGTGCCCTTTTTTGAATGTGAACGAGGTCGTTGTGTAAAGCCGGCGCGAATCCTCCGCGCGCAGTTCCCCGACCAGCTTGTTCAACAAATCCAGATCGCCTTGCAGTTCATTGCCGAGCGACATGAGCACGAACGAGGGATGGTTTCCATAGGCGGTCAATATGCGCCGCGCCTCCTCGTTTAGATAATTCCAGGACTTCTTGTTTTGACCGACCAGGAGGCTCCAGTGCGGCAACTCGGCTTGCAGATAAAAGCCGAGTTCATCGGCCGCTTGAAACGCGGCGTCGGGCGGGCACCACGAATGGAAGCGAAAATGATTCAGCCCCCATTCCTTGGCCGTGGCGATTATGCGTTTCCACTCGGCGACGGATGTTGCCGGATAACCGGTGAGCGGAAACACGGCGCACTCGAGTGTGCCGCGCAAAAAGACGCGCTTGCCGTTGACGTGAAGCTCGCTGCCTTGCGCCGCGATTTCGCGAAATCCAAGAGTCGTCGATGCAAGC
This genomic interval carries:
- a CDS encoding autotransporter outer membrane beta-barrel domain-containing protein — encoded protein: MHTTNCLTHRPIRFLARNTVALFSLAVFAALPAQLTALPITIDNFHTSYTFTGSGEYVLTSTVSGGGGMSGTMTGVNLTINAGALASGTPTGVHFKVGGGTVTNNGTIIGSNDGISSSGSVSTLVTNNGLIRGIGDEAISLSGGGTVANTGTIKGNWGVFVSGTTSSLVTNTTNAVISSTGNAVYISAGGTVANAGSIISEKDHGVYSDSTALITNQAGGTIRSDGSRYGAYFNGVYLKNGGTVRNHGEIASAGGYGVSILDGVGLVENNAGATITGGIYAGGTTSVVNDGTVSGTLGIRLGANSTLTGTGVIDVTGTALVLLDGASHANANLIKGSETGVSFEGTGSLGNSGTIIGTNDIGVEAKAGSVAITNNANAFIQGGEHGVFLAAGGTIANSGTIAGGFAITGTNDAIVVTNTGAGASIIGSTHGIDLNAGGTVTNDGSIIGTNRAGINAGDVVTITNNDGGLIEGRMTGMNLAKGGTITNSGTIANTSLSFGQGIFAEESLVLTNTGDAALISGFGHGVNLAEGGTITNDGTIKGSGINGIGIESTGALTLTNNSFRLIAGGQNGITAAGGLTLNNSGNIEGDSNSGILSSGAAALITNDGNGTIYGGLDGITLTAGGSVANEGLIQGGTNNGIRLTAGGTIVNSGEIEGGAAGHGVRVEGGEAWIENKANGMITGGIYAGGTTTLRNDGLINGNNGVYLGADSTLAGTGTINTSGTALILAATKTHTNEGTLNGSQMGVHLLGTGSLGNSGTIIGSSEAGVRASGAATITNNATGFISGGTYGVMLEAGGTVSNSGTISAASTTGVAAAGAPAFVENKTGALIGASRTGVELLAGGTVSNSGTITSGNIGVSGSNTAIHVANETDGLIEGGAYGHGVRIGQGTVANSGTITGGTGVGTTSGAVLVSNSNAALIQGVAVGVSLTAGGTVANSGVIGASALNGIGIYSDNGATLISNTTNALIQGLGYGVNLNQGGTVANSGTIIGTAYNGIGVYSAANATLVTNDTGALIQGGARGVSLLAGGMLSNSGTITGGTGVYSASNATLVTNTTGALIQGDLYGVLLAAGGTVRNAGTITGTSASGYGVNSEVYAAFVTNTTGALIQSGYRGVSLLAGGTVSNSGTIISTATNSTSVFSNANATLVTNDTGALIQGGARGVSLLAGGTVSNSGTITGTSAVGIGVNSEGNAAFVTNATGALIQGGTYGVRLVAGGTITNHGAIVSDTTRAGSIGVYSIGRVDITNSGLIEGNTSGISLDTGAAGSTVTNTGTIRAVSDTAVFSSTSILVTNTGAGALIECANIAVFLKLGGTVANHALITGDHIGVQLKENGEIINSGLIKGGGYGAFLNNGGTVINSGTITGTSAAAGLGVHTKIGAIVNNATTDSLISGAVTGVELGGGTLTNAGTITGSTGAGVSVTSTVLVENTTATALITGGTVGVFIKTSGTLTNHGTILGVSGSGLGVYFNSSALLTNTGLVQGGGTGAHLAGSGTTLNTGTIRGLAADGAGIHAFGTIEITNTSNALIEGGLYGAYLNGSGTVTNSGEITGTSASSHGIYADSIGQVAIVNNDTGLIRGNDNGAYLANGGRVTNSGTITGGATGIYAGTSGRAIVTNTTGGLVSGPVNAINLTADAANEVHLWNSGTIDGNLNIAGAASLLTLNGNALTTGTYSDAVLGDTTFTGTLVKQGAGAWTIDKDPGAGIKQQITLVKTGTLNVAWDEYQLSGSAASIDAGATLQISATAAATVSNAISGVGLLDLANTAPIAGTIDYTIDIGTAFTGTVGIRGDNGGAHLVLDSNALDTLLNATLSLGEKGSTTVDSAITGTLGTLDMAGGALVAVTNTNTSPVAPSVLNTSTLTVTNGASQIHVADGILNGLDATGALSGHLFDVDGDNQALVVKADVLGVGATDGVSFTVKDAYGNEIANPPGTASTTIENAGGVTVGNIHYGYTATVVDASGTLGAAGIALGYGVSKIESTTSIADGLGVVLDHTGSVDKTLSAQLSGSGGFTFIGGGTLSLGHTGNDYTGASLITGTTAVKALTDNVLGQTSSLTIEAESVFDLNNQEQTIGDVDIADTANINLGASGVLNIHGSGTLHGDNALTGGDASTITLTGYSDVYIHGANTGFTGNVYAGNASSYGDFHLTNLAGLGNSGTVFLNDGSIFSWLYLDASGTFSKDLASNSGVVIIKEDRTVLLTGNNTGLTENAAFWIEESGTLRAQNQTALGSALVSGVGNDAILRLESYIDELRNELDGSLTVHIAESSTVTISRDNSGLNTGARAVIDAGSALALTGFSAMGGASLLTNDGRLSITHADAVVATATLANNADLYISYGGTVSNPFVSTADATATLDADGYDMTLASNIGAGSLVLPGSGVTTITVAQTHAGATLVENGTLRAGTANAIQNSSTLTLRNATLNLNNYSQTVKNLHSENGFISYSTDDGLATKYASLKITGNLTGDTTSVMNVDLFNEKSDLLEVQGVASGTHFVYLNSTNDTPLDDPLRTYALKVIDYKNGDAVFESDGLESGMHTYHLHKGDGGLIMPDKNAYYLSGGDALSRAADAILLTAGVMGADWHYNLDNVHKRLGEIRVNLPVDTGNVWARVNNYRLNASAQLGGSAFEQDSYGVTAGGDKIFRRENAVLIAGAYLGMSRSDRTFDDARNQYGDGKSNMIGAGLYALWLYDNAWFVDATLRFDRATNELSARGVDGFVSRGKYTNQTQGISVEFGRRLMNGRYWVEPSAQVAVAWINGADYTVSNGVSRDLQVHIGDSDAWQYRGQVRTGADYGRWQPYLKFAAVKSDTGGGRVTVEGRSYQPWFDGWRMEAGAGVGYLIDARSQVYFDYEYNKASYYERPWSLNLGYRRAW
- a CDS encoding glycosylhydrolase-like jelly roll fold domain-containing protein, producing MRKFGSLFIVFTKDDNSGMEPYRAPRIIKKNKLPDEWTVEFEDNLGAPQGAFKLNAGSWTKSDKPGIKYFSGTATYTASFAVDKNDLTKSNLIRLNLGKVRNLAEIHVNGARVATLWKEPFICDITDYVKPGKNELKIKITNTWANRMIGDEQHPSDIKWDDLLLYYKQEFMGYKISYIPDWIWTDAQRPVKERVSFTTWRFYEKDSPLEESGLLTDAYVEYGNR
- a CDS encoding sugar-binding domain-containing protein; the encoded protein is MSKKTVIIFALILVQTLAGAKDELSLAGKWQVSLRPPPSADAAWREIRLPGTLDDAGIGEALALKPELTLQVLTRLQRKHIHIGPAWYRREVVIPENWRGKQVVLELERVLWESRVFVDGVEISREDSLSTPHRHDLTAALKPGRHELILQIDNSEILPDLSRHHTRKYQARHDTALAHAYTNHTQVMWNGALGFLRLAAIEPDAIKTISAHPRVSPGFSVQIALAFDSAAPKSKTRNAATFDLVLRNAAGKQVAAATKSFLPNKTGDSLEAAWTLPEGSVRAWDELAPHLYKLEVRAPGKSGALASTTLGFREIAAQGSELHVNGKRVFLRGTLECAVFPLTGYPATSVAEWKRIIATAKEWGLNHFRFHSWCPPDAAFQAADELGFYLQAELPHWSLLVGQNKKSWNYLNEEARRILTAYGNHPSFVLMSLGNELQGDLDLLNKLVGELRAEDSRRLYTTTSFTFKKGHGRSPEPQDEFFITQYTKDGWVRGQGVFNEKPPSFDNDYSHAAKNIKVPIITHEIGQYSVYPDLAEIKKYKGNLVPLNFIAVQNDLKAKGLLKLADKFTEATGRFATLLYKEEIERALRTPEFDGFQLLGLQDFPGQGTALVGMVNVFWEGKRFIKSSEFREFCSATVPLARLPKAVYERGETVSAAIQVANYGNDINPAVIKWRVKDQAGKQMASGQFDKQEIASGGTVDCGRISVAIPGSGPAARWTLEVTIDGTPYRNHWNLWVYPKETTPVPDNVTYTRTLGEALTALSAGKKVLFNPPVAQTNGIDGKFVPVFWSPVHFPEQPGTMGMLCDPKHPALKNFPTGEHSDWQWWDLALKSKSVRIDGLSVTPIVRVIDNFARNHSLAAVFEARIGNGRLLFCTIDLDADLQTRPPARQLRNSILGYMAGDSFNPKTEMKPDELGGMILSN